In Actinoplanes sp. NBC_00393, a single genomic region encodes these proteins:
- a CDS encoding winged helix-turn-helix domain-containing protein, with translation MRYGDGGGVGPQQRARREQVRRQAARMFAAGASAPQVAAELEVSAKSAYAWRRAWLAGGEHALTSKGPPGPDRKLSEAQVQKLIRKLDEGPAAAGWDEDQRWTLARVCTMIGRMFQVTVSIATAWELLRRAGYTPQQPIARAAERDEQAIEHFTRYQWPAVKESRAGWARGSASSTSPASR, from the coding sequence ATGCGATACGGGGACGGGGGCGGGGTCGGTCCGCAGCAACGCGCTCGCCGCGAACAGGTGCGGCGGCAGGCGGCGCGGATGTTCGCGGCCGGTGCGAGTGCGCCGCAGGTCGCCGCCGAGTTGGAAGTCTCGGCCAAGTCGGCGTACGCGTGGCGGCGGGCCTGGCTGGCCGGCGGTGAGCACGCCCTGACCTCCAAAGGTCCGCCGGGCCCGGACCGCAAGCTGTCCGAGGCGCAGGTGCAGAAACTGATCCGCAAGCTGGACGAGGGCCCGGCCGCGGCCGGCTGGGACGAGGACCAGCGGTGGACCCTGGCCCGGGTCTGCACGATGATCGGCCGGATGTTCCAGGTCACCGTCAGCATCGCCACGGCGTGGGAGCTGCTGCGCCGTGCCGGCTACACCCCGCAGCAGCCGATCGCCCGGGCCGCCGAACGCGACGAGCAGGCCATCGAACACTTCACGCGGTATCAGTGGCCGGCGGTAAAAGAGTCGCGCGCAGGCTGGGCGCGTGGATCTGCTTCGTCGACGAGTCCGGCATCACGCTGA
- a CDS encoding winged helix-turn-helix domain-containing protein, which produces MAAVEKISVAQARRITLAAQGFTDPKPGGATDLRHLRRVLRRLHLIQMDSVNVLQRAHFMPLYSRLGPYPAGLLERAAYRKPRELFEFWGHEASLIRSDLQPLFRWRMARAHELAWGNMRRIAVEQPDLVAWVLDEVRGQGPITAAEIEHDAPRTKDHWGWNWSVVKQALEWLFYTGQVTAAERTTSFARRYDVPERVLPAAVLNAPTPEPAEAFRALVELSARALGVAAEPELRDYFRLPLAECRAAVAELVEAGVLRPVAVAGWKAPAYLHHEARLPRRVDVATLISPFDPLIWERARTERLFDMAYRIEIYVPQPKRLYGYYVLPFLLGDRFAARVDLKAERKTGVLQVPAAWLEPSADQDETAEALAAELFRLAGWLGLEAVAAPERGDFAGPLAAALKAGPPGVPWRP; this is translated from the coding sequence ATGGCTGCCGTTGAGAAGATCTCCGTCGCCCAGGCCCGCCGGATCACGCTGGCGGCCCAGGGTTTCACCGACCCCAAGCCGGGCGGTGCCACCGACCTGCGCCACCTGCGCCGGGTGCTGCGCCGGCTCCATCTGATCCAGATGGACTCGGTCAATGTGCTGCAGCGCGCCCATTTCATGCCGCTCTACAGCCGTCTCGGGCCCTATCCGGCCGGGCTGCTGGAGCGGGCCGCCTACCGCAAGCCACGCGAGCTGTTCGAGTTCTGGGGGCACGAGGCCTCGCTGATCCGCAGTGATCTGCAGCCGCTGTTCCGCTGGCGGATGGCCCGGGCACACGAGCTGGCCTGGGGCAACATGCGCCGGATCGCCGTGGAGCAGCCCGATCTGGTGGCCTGGGTGCTCGACGAGGTCCGTGGCCAGGGCCCGATCACCGCCGCCGAGATCGAGCACGACGCCCCCCGGACGAAGGACCACTGGGGGTGGAACTGGTCGGTGGTGAAACAGGCGCTGGAGTGGCTGTTCTACACCGGCCAGGTGACCGCCGCCGAGCGGACGACCTCGTTCGCCCGGCGCTATGACGTGCCCGAGCGTGTCCTGCCGGCCGCCGTGCTCAACGCGCCGACCCCGGAGCCGGCGGAGGCTTTCCGTGCCTTGGTGGAGCTCTCCGCCCGGGCGCTGGGCGTCGCCGCCGAGCCGGAGCTGCGCGACTACTTCCGGTTGCCGCTCGCCGAGTGCCGCGCCGCGGTCGCCGAGCTGGTCGAGGCCGGGGTGCTGCGCCCGGTCGCGGTCGCCGGGTGGAAGGCGCCGGCCTACCTGCATCACGAGGCCCGGCTGCCCCGGCGGGTCGACGTGGCTACGTTGATCAGCCCGTTCGACCCGCTGATCTGGGAGCGGGCGCGCACCGAGCGGCTCTTCGACATGGCGTACCGGATCGAGATCTACGTGCCCCAGCCGAAGCGGCTGTATGGGTATTACGTGCTTCCGTTCCTGCTCGGCGACCGGTTCGCCGCCCGGGTCGACCTGAAAGCCGAGCGCAAGACCGGTGTCCTGCAGGTCCCGGCGGCCTGGCTGGAGCCGTCCGCCGATCAGGACGAGACGGCCGAGGCGCTCGCCGCCGAGCTGTTCCGGCTGGCCGGCTGGCTGGGGCTGGAGGCGGTGGCGGCGCCCGAGCGGGGTGACTTCGCCGGCCCGCTCGCGGCCGCGCTGAAGGCGGGTCCCCCGGGTGTACCGTGGCGCCCATGA
- a CDS encoding DUF2752 domain-containing protein, whose translation MSTTSLPPWLAGQPVQGPAVPPEWLTYPQPDRLTRFAMRLSARSPMWLAPLAALACMGAAVGYTLISNPVEAEAGAEPSCILKFTTGFLCPGCGGTRAAWYLLHANVPAAARHHLLFVFAVPFLLYMYVAWAGRAVFKWKLPQLLIRPAVMITFMVVWAVWSILRNVPWAPFTAFYV comes from the coding sequence ATGAGCACGACGAGTCTGCCCCCGTGGCTCGCCGGTCAACCCGTGCAGGGTCCCGCGGTGCCGCCGGAGTGGCTCACCTACCCGCAGCCCGACCGGCTGACCCGGTTCGCGATGCGGCTCAGCGCCCGGTCGCCGATGTGGCTCGCCCCGCTCGCCGCGCTGGCCTGCATGGGCGCCGCGGTCGGCTACACGCTGATCAGCAACCCGGTCGAGGCGGAGGCCGGCGCCGAGCCGAGCTGCATCCTGAAATTCACCACCGGCTTCCTCTGCCCGGGCTGCGGCGGCACCCGCGCCGCTTGGTATCTGCTGCATGCCAACGTCCCGGCCGCCGCCCGCCACCACCTGCTGTTCGTCTTCGCGGTGCCGTTCCTGCTGTACATGTATGTGGCGTGGGCCGGCCGGGCGGTCTTCAAGTGGAAGCTTCCACAACTCTTGATCCGTCCCGCCGTCATGATCACATTCATGGTGGTCTGGGCCGTCTGGAGCATCCTGCGTAACGTGCCGTGGGCCCCGTTCACCGCTTTCTACGTGTGA
- the dapA gene encoding 4-hydroxy-tetrahydrodipicolinate synthase, with protein MTHDPRPFGRLLTAMVTPFTADGSLDLAGAARLAAHLVDEQRNDALVISGTTGESPTTTDAEKDALLRAVVDAVGDRARVVAGVGTNNTAHTIELAHAAEKAGAHGLLVVTPYYNKPPQAGVERHFKAVADATGLPIMAYDIPHRAGTAIATETMCRIAEHERIVAVKDAKGDLIASSWVLARTGLAYYSGDDAATLPLLSIGGVGLVGTSTHFTGAIAKDMIEAYERGDVAAALTLHRQALPLFTGIFRSPGTMLVKAGLNALGLPAGPVRSPLVDAGTEELNQLRQDAAAAGIVL; from the coding sequence ATGACGCACGACCCGCGGCCCTTCGGACGGCTGCTGACCGCCATGGTGACCCCGTTCACCGCCGACGGTTCCCTGGACCTGGCGGGCGCGGCCCGGCTCGCTGCCCACCTCGTCGACGAGCAGCGCAACGACGCACTCGTGATCAGCGGCACCACGGGGGAGTCCCCGACCACCACCGACGCGGAGAAGGACGCGCTGCTGCGGGCTGTGGTCGACGCCGTGGGGGATCGCGCCCGGGTCGTGGCCGGTGTGGGCACCAACAACACCGCCCACACCATCGAGCTGGCCCACGCCGCGGAGAAGGCCGGGGCGCACGGGCTGCTGGTCGTCACGCCTTACTACAACAAGCCCCCGCAGGCCGGCGTCGAGCGGCACTTCAAGGCGGTCGCCGACGCGACCGGGCTGCCGATCATGGCGTACGACATCCCGCACCGGGCCGGCACGGCGATCGCCACCGAGACCATGTGCCGGATCGCCGAGCACGAGCGGATCGTCGCGGTGAAGGACGCCAAGGGCGACCTGATCGCGAGCTCCTGGGTGCTGGCCCGGACGGGTCTGGCCTACTACTCCGGCGACGACGCGGCCACGCTGCCGCTGCTCTCGATCGGTGGGGTCGGCCTGGTCGGCACCTCGACGCACTTCACCGGTGCGATCGCCAAGGACATGATCGAGGCGTACGAGCGGGGTGACGTCGCCGCCGCGCTGACGCTGCACCGCCAGGCGTTGCCGCTGTTCACCGGCATCTTCCGGTCGCCCGGGACGATGCTGGTGAAAGCCGGGCTGAACGCCCTCGGACTTCCCGCCGGCCCGGTCCGTTCGCCGCTGGTCGACGCGGGTACTGAGGAATTGAACCAACTGCGCCAGGACGCCGCCGCGGCCGGCATCGTGCTCTGA
- a CDS encoding GNAT family N-acetyltransferase — translation MALGFVRPARPEDAEEIARIQLSTWRTAYRRMFPAHVLANLDESYLARGWTEAITAPPTPRHRVLIAVEQGETATNVVGFAASGPADEQALAPEEQPLPEHVAAVTDLLIEPRWGRRGHGSRLLAAAVDNWRDDGFRTAVAWVYEADEVMRKFLGSTGWEPDGAGRALDVDDLLVPQLRLHVAIDGE, via the coding sequence ATGGCTCTCGGCTTCGTCCGTCCCGCGCGTCCCGAGGACGCGGAAGAGATCGCGCGCATCCAGCTCTCCACCTGGCGCACCGCCTACCGGCGTATGTTCCCGGCACACGTGCTGGCCAACCTGGACGAGAGCTATCTGGCTCGCGGCTGGACCGAGGCGATCACCGCGCCACCGACGCCGCGCCACCGGGTGCTGATCGCCGTCGAACAGGGCGAGACCGCCACCAACGTGGTCGGGTTCGCCGCCTCCGGGCCGGCCGACGAGCAGGCGCTGGCCCCCGAGGAGCAGCCGCTGCCGGAGCACGTGGCGGCCGTCACCGACCTGCTGATCGAACCCCGCTGGGGCCGGCGCGGGCACGGCAGCCGCCTGCTCGCCGCCGCGGTCGACAACTGGCGCGACGACGGCTTCCGCACCGCGGTGGCCTGGGTCTACGAGGCCGACGAGGTGATGCGCAAGTTCCTCGGCTCGACCGGCTGGGAACCGGACGGCGCCGGCCGTGCGCTGGACGTGGACGACCTGCTCGTACCCCAACTCCGGCTGCACGTGGCGATCGACGGAGAATGA
- a CDS encoding thiol-disulfide oxidoreductase DCC family protein, which translates to MTNNQPTFVYDGDCSFCTSCAQFIERRIPTRATVIPWQFADLPALGLTVEQCEAAVQWVGTDGATAAGPDAIALLLRDAGRIWSVAGSALGLRPIRAAAWPAYQWVADHRHLMPGGTAACAVPQNRRPQAAPES; encoded by the coding sequence GTGACGAACAATCAGCCGACCTTCGTCTACGACGGCGACTGCTCCTTCTGCACCTCGTGCGCCCAGTTCATCGAGCGCCGCATCCCGACCCGGGCCACGGTGATCCCGTGGCAGTTCGCCGACCTGCCCGCCCTCGGCCTCACCGTCGAACAGTGCGAGGCGGCGGTCCAGTGGGTCGGCACAGACGGCGCCACCGCCGCCGGCCCGGACGCGATCGCGTTGCTGCTGCGCGACGCCGGCCGGATCTGGTCGGTCGCCGGCTCAGCTCTCGGGCTGCGGCCGATTCGCGCCGCGGCCTGGCCGGCCTACCAGTGGGTCGCCGACCACCGCCACCTCATGCCCGGCGGGACAGCTGCTTGCGCGGTGCCGCAGAACCGCCGGCCCCAGGCGGCCCCGGAGAGCTAG
- a CDS encoding MFS transporter permease, with translation MNTVTRWLTEPVPKGRIASFRTLVYLFVALDLVVFTPWVRSHANTPGDLYEPLFIGRLLPLPTPGPLLVNGIFWALIGLSLAAASGRAPRLLGWPVFLLYFEWMIIAMSYGKVDHDRVGLLVALAVLPTVGRARHGDRTLTEAGGWALRVTQIAVICTYFLAAIAKLRFGGLEWVTSGVLAQAIIRRGTELADLIAGVPYLLILAQCGIIAFELLSPLIFVVPPRWRGWVVAFFYSFHVITFSTITISFAPHLVAMASFLPLEKLRLRRTVETMPERTG, from the coding sequence GTGAACACTGTCACCCGCTGGCTGACCGAGCCGGTGCCGAAGGGGCGGATCGCGTCCTTCCGTACCCTGGTCTATCTTTTCGTCGCTCTTGACCTGGTTGTCTTCACGCCCTGGGTGCGGTCGCACGCGAACACCCCCGGCGACCTCTACGAACCGCTTTTCATCGGCCGTCTGCTGCCGCTGCCGACGCCCGGCCCGCTGCTGGTCAACGGCATCTTCTGGGCGCTGATCGGGCTCTCACTGGCGGCCGCGAGCGGACGCGCGCCACGCCTGCTCGGCTGGCCGGTCTTCCTGCTCTACTTCGAGTGGATGATCATCGCGATGAGCTACGGCAAGGTCGATCACGACCGGGTCGGTCTGCTCGTCGCCCTGGCGGTGCTGCCCACGGTCGGCCGCGCCCGGCACGGCGACCGGACGCTGACCGAGGCCGGCGGCTGGGCACTGCGGGTCACCCAGATCGCGGTGATCTGCACCTACTTCCTGGCCGCGATCGCCAAGCTGCGGTTCGGCGGCCTGGAATGGGTCACCAGCGGGGTGCTCGCCCAGGCGATCATCCGCCGCGGCACCGAACTGGCCGACCTGATCGCCGGCGTCCCGTACCTGCTCATCCTGGCGCAATGCGGCATCATCGCGTTCGAGCTGCTCAGCCCACTGATCTTCGTGGTGCCGCCGCGCTGGCGCGGCTGGGTCGTGGCGTTCTTCTACTCGTTCCACGTGATCACGTTCTCGACGATCACCATCTCGTTCGCGCCGCACCTGGTCGCGATGGCCAGCTTCCTGCCGCTCGAGAAACTGCGGCTGCGCCGCACGGTGGAGACCATGCCAGAACGCACCGGCTGA